The stretch of DNA TCCGACCATCCGCGGCACGATCTCCAGCTTGGCCAATTCAATCATGTACGCTGCGACCACGCTCGGTTCTTGGATCGCAGGCCTGATTTACGCGACTTCTAACGGTTTTTCCGCCGTAGGCATGTTTGCGGCCATATGCTTTGCAGGTTCGTTGTTATCTTTCATATTCAGCGGTATTCTGACCAGTCATATGAAAACAAAGAAGGAGTTTGCATCATAAATGATAGAAAAAATTCATTTGGATCGTCTGAATCTTTCAAAATTCGACATCCTGAGTATTAATGAGAATGAATTTGATTTTCTAATACAAGTGGTGACGAACTCTTCACCTTTCGCTTGCCCTCATTGTGGATGTATAGCCAACCTCTACAAACACGATAGCAGGGAACAGGTCTGCATGGACTTACCTATTCACGGCAAGCGTGTAGGCCTTCTTATAAAGCGTCAGAGGTATCGCTGTAGAGACTGCAATCGAACCTTTTGGGAACACTTAGACCACACCATAGACGAAAAGCGAAACTGTACCAAACGATTATTGTCTTATATAGAGAAGCAAAGCCTTAAACGCACGTTTGTCAGCATATCCGAGGATGTTGGATTGCATGAAAAAACGATACGTAACATCTTTCGTGATTACATCAATCGTCTTAAAGAAACGCATCGATTTGAAACTCCTAATTGGCTTGGGATTGACGATATACACATTATTAAGCCAAGATGCGTTTTAACCAACATTGAGGAACGTACTTTGTTAGATGTTTTACCCAATCGTAACAAGGAAACCGTTGTAGGCTACCTCTCACGCCTTCCAAATAGAGGACAAATACGATATGTCACAATGGGTATGTGGCAACCGTATAAGGATGCCGTGAGGGCTATATTGCCAAAAGCTCTTATCATCGTAGATAAATTTCACGTTGTCCGTTTGGCAAACCAAGCGTTGGAAACCATTCGTAGGCAGATCTTTGAGGGATTATCGCCAAAAGAACGCCGCGGGCTGATGCACGACCGTTTTATCCTCCTAAAACGCCATATAGCGCTTACAGAGAGGGATAAAATTACGCTTGACCTTTGGACAGAAATTATCCTTCTCTCGGCACTGCTTATGACTTAAAGGAATCATATTTCGATATTTGGGAATGTGATAGCAGACAGACGGCATTCCTTAAATACAACGAATGGAAAGCTAAAATACCAACTGAACTGCAATCCGCTTTTGAACCACTTACAATGGCTATGAAGAACTGGGAAGAGGAAATATTCGCCTACTTCGACCATCGCATTTCAGATGCTTATACGGAATCTCTAAATAGCCTTATTCGAGTCATTAATCGTTTAGGCAGGGGATACTCTTTTGAAGCCCTACGAGCAAAAATACTCTTTACAGAAGGACTTGAAAAGCAACGTAAGCCTAAGTATAGCTACGATCTACGGGAGGAAAACTTCCCGATGTTTAATATGCCACCTATTGGAGTTGTTCGTGAGCCAGAAGAAATAATCTTGCTGGGAATCGACTTTTCCACCTTGATCGAGAAATTGGAGAAGGGCCAGCTATAAGCTCTTCTCCACCATAAAATCCGAATACCCTTCTTTTTTTATTGCAAAAATAACAGATAGCTGGATTTCTTCTGAAAATATTCCGCTGTTATCTATACTCAGCAGGGCATCCTTTAATTCATCTTCAAATAAGGAGGCATGATCTCCGAGGAACCGCCTGGAGCCAAAGGAAGTAGAGTAGAGGTTGCCGATAATCGATTCAATATTCCATAGGTGCTCGTAAACCGGCAGCCGATGAACCTCCAGGTCGAAACGTGAACGGGCCACGATCTCCTGATGGCCGACTTTAGGATGCTCGTATGTAGTGTTCCCTGCCTTTCGCTTGGGTCCATACCATTTGGTGACTATTCTCTGGACTTCATTTTGCCACGGGAGAGGTTCCTGCTGCGGAAAATAACCGTCAATAATCGCAACTCCGCCGCCTGGGATGATCCGCGGGTATAAGGAGTCAAGTACATGTTCCCGGTCCATCCAATGAAAGGCCTTGGCAATTAGAACCACGCGATAAGGATCATCATTCATCTGCTCAAGATAGCTCTCGGCATGACCATTTCGCCAGTCGATATGAGGCAGCCTCATTTCCTTGCTAAATCGCAGGGCTTCGTCGATCATTTCCTGCTCCGGATCAAGTCCAACAAGCTGCTCGAACCAATCGGCGAACCGGATCGTCAATTGTCCTGTTCCGCAGCCCAAGTCCAGCAGCCTTCCTCGTCCATCCAGAGCAAACCTGCGTACAATCGTCCTAATGATTTCAGCCGGATAGGCGGGGCGGTACTTCGAGTAATAAGCTGCGGTTCCTTTGAATAATTCCTGTCCGTAGTTCTTTATGACGTATTCACTTCCTTTCGATTTTAAAAAAGCGTTCTTACCGTTCCCCTGCCCTTAAGCTTGCTTATATATTTGGTACATGGACATTTCCTGCTCATCGGTCGATCTGGCAAGCTCATAGGCCTCATCGACGCTCTTATGATTCTGAATTATTTCGTACATTAAGCGGATGGCAAACAGGAGTGCCGCATTTCCGTCCGGGTAGTCGCCAGGCCCGATGAATGTGCTGCAGCCCCCCTGGAGAAAGGCCTCAGCCGTTTCGGGAGCTCCCAGTGTGCAGCCGTTCGCCAGGATGATCTTCCCGTCCAGCCTTGCGAACTGTTTAATCTCGGCCGGCCCGAAGTTCTTCCTTGGCTCGTAGTCGTAATAAATGTCCTCACCCAATTCCGGCATGATGAATTGGCCGTCTTCGCCGTGAAAGTCGAAAATAAGGATGGAGGTATCTGGGTAGAGATCTTTGCCTGATAAAATGTTCATGAGATGTTCGGGCCTCCCCACCCAGTAGGTGACGACTCTTGCCCCAAAGCACTCAAGAGCTGCCCGGACAGCCTGTGTCTCCATGCCACAGTCCGGTCCGCATACTAAGGCAACATGAATTTGCGATTCGTTCATAGAACTCCCTCCCTTGGGAAATATTTCATGGATCATTATAACAGCTGAGAAATTGTAGTTCTACTTCCGAAGTTTAAATTAAAAGAGAGGAGCGGGGGCTCCTCTCAAGTGAAACAGCTAGAATTTATATGTCCAGAACCGTTCTGTTCCGAATCGCTTTTGCAGCTCTTGATCCGACAGTGTATTTTTTCCGAGCAGTTCAGCGGCTTGGAATTGGGAACGGTGGGCTTGAATTGAGGCCAGCTTTTGCTTCAGATAAGGCTTCACGTCCTTGAAGACATCGGGCTTGCCAATTTCCTGCTCGCAGTTTTTGGAGAAGGCCATACAGTGTACAACGGGTCTGCGTTCCTCTGGCAGCCGGCTAATGGCCCGGATGACAGCTGCCCCGCATGCGTCATGGTCAGGATGCACACTGTAGCCGGGATAGAAAGTCAGTACGAGCGAAGGCTGCAGCTCTTCAAGCAGGTCTGCGATCCGGCCATCCAGCACCTCTTTATCTTCAAATTCGACCATTTTATCATGGAAGCCAAGCATTCTTAAATCCTGTATCCCAATGGCTTGGCAGGAGGCTTTAAGTTCTTCTTTTCTAATTTCCGGCAGTGTAACCCGGTTGGCAAACGGCGGGATTCCCATATTCCGTCCCATTTCGCCGAGGGTAAGACAAGCATAGGTAACCGGAGTTCCTTGACTTATATGCATCGCAAGTGTCCCTGCCGCTCCGAAGGATTCATCATCCGGATGAGGCAATACAACAAGAATTCGACGTTCCAAAATGTTCTTCATCTCCTCTGTCTGCTTAGAAAGGCTGTCGGCTCAACTGGAAGGCTACAACCAATTTGCCTTGGCTGTCGTGGCCTGCCATGATTAACCGTTCTGTCTCCTGCTCTTCAAAATGTGTAAGCCCTTCTGCATAAATCCATCCGTCCTTCATTTTTAATCCGATTCTATAGGGGCCGTTTCCGGAAATCGAGCCAAGCGAATACTGAATTTTAGCGTTGGTAATGAAGGTAGACGCCGGATGCTTACTTGCGTCAAAATGGGCGGCATAGGCCCCAGTTGTCATTTCCAGATGAATATAAAGCTCTTCATCCTTCAAGAAATCGATCCTGCTTTGGATGTCTGTTGGATTAATAAGCTGCACCTACTTGCGCCTCCTTTGTAAATATATTTTTTAAGAAAAGAACCGCTAGAGATCTGGGATCTTTAGGGCTTCTCATATCCTTCCCAATA from Paenibacillus sp. CAA11 encodes:
- a CDS encoding delta-aminolevulinic acid dehydratase is translated as MNESQIHVALVCGPDCGMETQAVRAALECFGARVVTYWVGRPEHLMNILSGKDLYPDTSILIFDFHGEDGQFIMPELGEDIYYDYEPRKNFGPAEIKQFARLDGKIILANGCTLGAPETAEAFLQGGCSTFIGPGDYPDGNAALLFAIRLMYEIIQNHKSVDEAYELARSTDEQEMSMYQIYKQA
- the bshB2 gene encoding bacillithiol biosynthesis deacetylase BshB2 produces the protein MERRILVVLPHPDDESFGAAGTLAMHISQGTPVTYACLTLGEMGRNMGIPPFANRVTLPEIRKEELKASCQAIGIQDLRMLGFHDKMVEFEDKEVLDGRIADLLEELQPSLVLTFYPGYSVHPDHDACGAAVIRAISRLPEERRPVVHCMAFSKNCEQEIGKPDVFKDVKPYLKQKLASIQAHRSQFQAAELLGKNTLSDQELQKRFGTERFWTYKF
- a CDS encoding class I SAM-dependent methyltransferase, encoding MKNYGQELFKGTAAYYSKYRPAYPAEIIRTIVRRFALDGRGRLLDLGCGTGQLTIRFADWFEQLVGLDPEQEMIDEALRFSKEMRLPHIDWRNGHAESYLEQMNDDPYRVVLIAKAFHWMDREHVLDSLYPRIIPGGGVAIIDGYFPQQEPLPWQNEVQRIVTKWYGPKRKAGNTTYEHPKVGHQEIVARSRFDLEVHRLPVYEHLWNIESIIGNLYSTSFGSRRFLGDHASLFEDELKDALLSIDNSGIFSEEIQLSVIFAIKKEGYSDFMVEKSL
- a CDS encoding YojF family protein, whose amino-acid sequence is MQLINPTDIQSRIDFLKDEELYIHLEMTTGAYAAHFDASKHPASTFITNAKIQYSLGSISGNGPYRIGLKMKDGWIYAEGLTHFEEQETERLIMAGHDSQGKLVVAFQLSRQPF